Proteins encoded in a region of the Pseudothermotoga elfii DSM 9442 = NBRC 107921 genome:
- a CDS encoding substrate-binding domain-containing protein, which produces MKKVLIFVLLIVTILSFAKFRVGVAIPAADHGWTGGMVWWAQYAIKQYANDPDVEFYLVTAKEPSEQIAQVQALLAKGIDALVINPYESAPLTPICVQAFRDGIFTIIVDRGINSEEYNVYIAGDNYMYGYLAGKYIAEKLGGKGNVVVIEGIPSTINTERVEAFKKALEPYPNVKIIAQQPGYWSREKAFEIMQTLLTKFPNIDAVWTGDDDMLHGVLLALKQAGRDKNIVLVGGACEKNIVKMIMDGHPLIGVDFTYPPNMISTAINLAVMALKGEHLNGFYQRGIPRKIILSTETVTKENAKDYYFPESVF; this is translated from the coding sequence ATGAAAAAAGTTCTGATTTTCGTGCTTTTGATTGTCACAATTCTCAGTTTTGCGAAATTCAGAGTAGGGGTTGCAATTCCAGCAGCGGACCACGGTTGGACAGGCGGCATGGTCTGGTGGGCTCAATATGCAATCAAACAGTATGCAAACGACCCAGACGTTGAATTCTACCTTGTAACCGCGAAAGAACCAAGTGAGCAAATTGCTCAGGTACAGGCCCTTTTAGCAAAAGGAATAGACGCTCTTGTGATTAACCCATACGAATCAGCTCCGTTAACTCCCATATGCGTTCAGGCGTTCAGAGATGGTATCTTCACAATAATTGTTGATAGGGGAATTAACTCTGAAGAGTATAACGTCTATATTGCTGGAGATAACTATATGTATGGATATTTAGCCGGCAAATACATTGCTGAAAAACTTGGAGGAAAAGGTAATGTAGTGGTTATCGAAGGTATCCCATCAACGATAAACACGGAGAGAGTCGAAGCTTTCAAGAAAGCACTTGAACCATATCCAAATGTTAAAATTATAGCTCAACAACCAGGATACTGGAGCAGAGAAAAAGCGTTTGAAATCATGCAAACTTTGCTCACAAAATTTCCGAATATAGACGCAGTCTGGACTGGAGATGACGATATGCTTCACGGTGTCTTACTCGCCTTAAAGCAAGCAGGAAGAGACAAAAATATCGTCCTTGTTGGCGGAGCATGTGAGAAGAACATTGTTAAGATGATCATGGATGGTCATCCGTTAATCGGAGTAGATTTTACTTATCCACCCAATATGATATCTACGGCAATTAATCTTGCCGTTATGGCCCTCAAAGGGGAACATCTGAACGGATTCTACCAGAGAGGCATTCCAAGAAAAATCATCCTCTCAACCGAAACTGTCACAAAAGAAAATGCCAAAGATTACTACTTCCCAGAATCTGTTTTCTAA
- a CDS encoding ABC transporter permease: protein MPKFSFSKYGIIFVLIALMIFSGILSPAFLSRRNILNIFWQTSYVGIIAVGITFVMIAGGIDLSVGSMVALMGAFAITMVNKFGDSNLSVVFSIFLTYVLGAVMGFGVGLLTTKGKIPAFVTTLGGMAIYRSLVLNFANGGVYMSMSQKYSSIGMKHILGLPLPMIVFIAYTIFAYILLDKTRFGRYVYAVGANETAAIYSAIKVDWVRTMTYVISGISVVTSAVLLSSMMGSVSSSSTGNNFELDAIAAAVIGGTSLSGGKGNVIGTFFGALILGVINNMLVMLNVAVYLQGMVKGLIIIGAVLLQNLKEQ, encoded by the coding sequence TTGCCAAAATTCAGCTTTTCAAAATATGGAATTATTTTCGTACTCATCGCATTGATGATATTTTCTGGAATATTGAGTCCTGCCTTTTTGAGCAGGAGAAATATACTGAACATATTCTGGCAAACATCTTACGTTGGGATTATAGCAGTCGGAATAACTTTTGTGATGATAGCCGGTGGTATTGATCTGTCGGTTGGTTCTATGGTAGCACTCATGGGGGCTTTTGCAATCACCATGGTCAACAAATTTGGAGATAGCAATTTGTCTGTCGTTTTCTCAATATTTTTGACTTACGTACTTGGTGCAGTCATGGGTTTTGGAGTAGGTTTGCTCACTACAAAAGGCAAAATTCCTGCTTTTGTCACAACTCTTGGCGGCATGGCAATATACAGATCCTTAGTGTTGAATTTTGCAAATGGCGGAGTTTATATGAGCATGTCGCAGAAGTACTCAAGCATCGGTATGAAACACATACTTGGATTGCCCCTCCCAATGATTGTTTTTATAGCTTATACAATATTTGCATACATTCTGCTTGATAAAACCAGATTTGGAAGATATGTCTATGCAGTAGGGGCAAATGAAACAGCAGCCATTTATTCAGCCATAAAAGTAGATTGGGTGAGAACCATGACATATGTGATTAGTGGTATATCAGTGGTGACTTCGGCTGTTTTGCTGTCTTCCATGATGGGTTCTGTCAGTTCATCGTCAACCGGCAATAACTTTGAGCTTGATGCAATAGCCGCTGCTGTTATAGGAGGAACAAGCCTTAGCGGAGGAAAGGGAAATGTTATCGGTACATTTTTTGGCGCACTTATTCTTGGCGTTATAAACAACATGCTTGTTATGTTAAACGTAGCTGTTTACCTTCAGGGTATGGTTAAAGGATTGATAATCATAGGTGCAGTACTTCTTCAAAATCTCAAAGAACAATAA
- a CDS encoding sugar ABC transporter ATP-binding protein, protein MSEAVLSARNICMDFSSVRVLHNIDVDFQKSKIYGVVGENGAGKSTLMRILSGFLKPVEGDIFLEGKKVSLDPLKAKELGIILIPQELNLVESLRVYENVFLGNEIERGFLIDKRKMIEKTEQYIKKLGLNIDPASYVSRLSPAQKQMVEIMKAISKKVKVLIMDEPTSSLTDEEISKLFEVALDMKKSGITVVFISHKLKEVKSISDELIILRDGRKVHQCETKELTEKQIAELMVGRDLGKMYPEKPAPSEQIALEVKNITTKDECVKNVSFKVFRGEILGFYGLVGSGRTELMEAIIGLRKHNGKISVFGKEVKIENPEEAKKLGIAYLPEDRKQSGIISIMEIFKNTTLMSLKKFSKILLNNHKEVEAFKKYQANFDIKARSPWQPVGTLSGGNQQKVVISRLVETGANILIFDEPTRGVDVNAKHQIYEIMSNMIRELKITFIVVSSELPEIIGLCNRVIVMRNGTVAATISGDEINEKNLIYYATGLKGG, encoded by the coding sequence ATGTCTGAAGCGGTTTTATCCGCAAGAAATATATGCATGGATTTTTCATCAGTCAGAGTTTTGCACAATATAGATGTAGATTTTCAAAAATCGAAGATATACGGTGTGGTAGGGGAAAATGGGGCCGGAAAATCCACGCTGATGCGAATATTATCCGGATTTCTTAAGCCAGTTGAAGGAGATATCTTTCTCGAGGGAAAGAAAGTATCTTTAGATCCACTCAAGGCAAAAGAATTAGGAATTATATTGATACCTCAGGAGCTCAATCTTGTTGAAAGTTTGAGGGTTTATGAAAACGTATTTTTGGGAAATGAGATAGAACGCGGCTTTCTAATAGACAAAAGAAAAATGATCGAAAAGACAGAGCAGTATATAAAAAAACTGGGACTTAATATTGATCCTGCTTCCTATGTTTCAAGACTTTCACCAGCTCAAAAACAGATGGTTGAAATAATGAAAGCCATCTCGAAGAAAGTTAAAGTTTTGATTATGGACGAACCAACTTCATCGCTAACTGACGAAGAGATTTCAAAATTATTCGAGGTTGCACTTGATATGAAAAAATCTGGAATTACAGTTGTCTTTATTTCACACAAATTGAAGGAAGTAAAAAGTATATCAGATGAGCTGATTATTTTAAGAGATGGTAGAAAAGTACATCAATGCGAAACAAAAGAGCTTACTGAAAAACAGATAGCAGAGCTTATGGTTGGCAGAGATCTGGGAAAGATGTACCCAGAAAAACCTGCACCATCTGAACAAATTGCGCTTGAGGTGAAAAACATTACAACAAAAGATGAATGTGTCAAAAATGTGAGTTTTAAAGTTTTCAGAGGCGAAATACTCGGTTTCTACGGCCTTGTTGGATCCGGAAGAACAGAACTGATGGAAGCAATTATAGGCCTGAGAAAACATAATGGCAAGATATCAGTTTTCGGTAAAGAAGTAAAAATAGAGAATCCTGAAGAAGCAAAAAAACTTGGTATAGCCTATTTGCCGGAAGACAGGAAGCAATCAGGAATTATATCGATAATGGAAATATTTAAAAACACAACTTTGATGTCTTTGAAGAAATTTTCAAAAATTCTGCTGAACAATCACAAAGAAGTCGAAGCTTTCAAAAAATACCAGGCGAATTTCGATATAAAGGCTCGAAGTCCATGGCAACCAGTGGGTACATTGAGCGGCGGAAACCAGCAAAAAGTTGTCATATCCAGATTGGTTGAAACCGGGGCAAATATTCTCATTTTTGACGAGCCAACACGCGGTGTGGATGTAAATGCAAAACATCAGATTTACGAAATAATGAGCAATATGATTCGAGAGCTTAAGATTACATTTATTGTTGTTTCCTCTGAATTACCTGAAATAATAGGACTTTGCAATCGAGTCATTGTTATGCGAAACGGGACCGTTGCGGCCACAATTTCCGGAGATGAAATAAATGAAAAAAACCTGATTTACTATGCAACAGGCCTTAAAGGAGGGTGA
- a CDS encoding Gfo/Idh/MocA family protein, which yields MAEKIRFGVIGAGKISEVLHVPNIYNCEYAELIAISDPNAARLDFFKRKLNDHRVHFYTDYMELLDKENIDAVVVAVPNSLHAEVALQALEKGKHVLVEKPMAANSEEALKMVKLAGENKKVLMTNHSQRFFPHHQKAKEIVQSGILGEIRLVKTMFSHSGPENWSPTAGWFFRKDSAIFGALGDLGVHKIDLIRYITDLDIIRCVSVTDTLEKKANVEDIACAILKLSNGALATLDANWITKGLEENYIVIYGEKGTMKVGQTDPSKIEIYLEKPVKFHGEINMKPLFTNEDPYWKLPVVDHFTKVCLGMEKAIVKPEDGYIAIKIIEKIAESFQKKGEVIIDV from the coding sequence GTGGCTGAAAAAATAAGATTTGGCGTCATTGGAGCCGGAAAGATATCAGAGGTACTTCATGTTCCAAATATATATAACTGTGAATATGCTGAACTAATCGCTATTTCTGATCCAAATGCCGCAAGACTTGATTTTTTTAAAAGAAAGTTGAACGACCATCGTGTTCATTTTTACACCGATTACATGGAATTACTTGACAAAGAAAATATAGATGCCGTGGTTGTAGCAGTTCCTAACTCTCTGCATGCTGAAGTTGCTCTTCAGGCTCTGGAAAAAGGCAAGCACGTACTCGTAGAAAAACCAATGGCAGCCAATTCCGAGGAAGCTTTGAAAATGGTTAAGCTCGCTGGAGAAAATAAAAAAGTGCTTATGACCAATCATTCGCAAAGATTTTTTCCGCACCATCAGAAAGCAAAAGAGATAGTACAGTCTGGAATACTCGGTGAGATACGCTTAGTTAAAACCATGTTTTCCCATTCAGGGCCCGAAAATTGGTCGCCCACTGCTGGATGGTTTTTTAGAAAAGATTCGGCTATTTTTGGTGCACTTGGGGATCTCGGGGTTCACAAAATAGACCTAATAAGATACATAACAGATTTAGATATCATAAGATGCGTTTCTGTTACAGATACTCTGGAGAAAAAGGCAAATGTCGAGGATATAGCATGCGCCATCTTGAAACTTTCAAACGGAGCACTGGCAACCCTCGACGCAAACTGGATCACTAAAGGTCTTGAGGAAAACTACATAGTTATTTACGGTGAAAAAGGAACGATGAAAGTGGGGCAGACAGATCCTTCAAAAATTGAAATATATCTGGAAAAACCTGTGAAGTTTCACGGAGAAATAAATATGAAACCACTTTTTACCAATGAAGATCCGTACTGGAAATTACCGGTGGTCGATCATTTCACAAAAGTATGCCTTGGCATGGAAAAAGCCATAGTGAAACCGGAAGATGGATACATAGCCATAAAAATAATTGAAAAAATAGCAGAATCATTCCAGAAGAAAGGAGAAGTAATCATAGATGTCTGA
- a CDS encoding PIG-L deacetylase family protein, translating into MKKILVTAAHSDDLVIGMGGTLKNLSTLGHKIWVVSACGDRISGFEDAMHHLGVEALSFPYRYGEIDEEEFSRKIEELFKKLKPDIVFTHWQNEILYDHELVGRITLKIARKEEKEVYLFEIPASSLNFDFDIAIDITDFFDHKKQAIEMMKDAFDEKVFLKEIMPSVVYTPGFRGIQVGCDFAEVFKHCGSRFPLAPFRKKLLDIARI; encoded by the coding sequence ATGAAGAAAATTCTTGTAACAGCGGCACACAGCGATGATTTAGTTATAGGTATGGGGGGAACATTAAAAAATTTGAGTACATTGGGGCACAAAATCTGGGTTGTATCTGCATGTGGAGATAGGATATCAGGTTTTGAAGATGCAATGCACCACCTTGGTGTAGAAGCTTTGAGCTTTCCTTACAGATATGGAGAAATTGACGAAGAAGAGTTTTCCAGAAAAATTGAGGAGCTCTTCAAAAAACTCAAACCAGATATTGTCTTCACACACTGGCAGAATGAGATACTTTATGATCACGAGCTGGTCGGTCGAATTACTTTAAAGATAGCAAGAAAAGAGGAAAAAGAGGTGTATCTTTTTGAAATCCCCGCATCGAGTTTGAATTTTGATTTTGATATAGCTATCGATATAACAGATTTCTTTGATCACAAAAAACAGGCCATAGAAATGATGAAAGATGCTTTTGATGAAAAAGTGTTTTTAAAAGAGATAATGCCATCTGTAGTCTATACTCCCGGGTTCAGAGGAATTCAGGTAGGATGTGACTTTGCTGAAGTTTTTAAACATTGTGGTTCGAGATTTCCACTTGCTCCATTTAGAAAAAAGCTCTTGGATATCGCCAGAATTTAA
- a CDS encoding LacI family DNA-binding transcriptional regulator, with the protein MFKLKDVANLTNVSISTVSKVLNGKGRVSEKKRREILKVARQLGYTPNYHARTMARRSRILTIGLIVPDITNPFFAKLTKGVEKTCGEDALIILMDSFRNLEREEKLIKNARFFGIDGIIIGNSRVNDELVLEVSKYIPVVVFDKDYECENVVSIVLDNYHGAYSATKHLIENGCTHVVHLGGTHELFVSLQRANGYEAAMRESGFQPRIFATGYDENKGYENMKKILKQGETVDGIFCMNDLVAVGAMKAVKEFGLNIPKDIAIVGFDDDENLCEIISPSLSSVHQPVEEMGQISAKLLFELIKKDLKIKRYVFSPHLVIRQSSLKGRESQ; encoded by the coding sequence TTGTTTAAGTTAAAAGACGTGGCAAATTTGACCAATGTTTCCATCTCCACCGTGTCAAAAGTGCTGAATGGTAAAGGGAGAGTTAGCGAGAAGAAACGCCGGGAGATATTGAAGGTGGCAAGGCAACTTGGATACACTCCAAATTACCACGCACGCACGATGGCTCGCAGATCAAGAATTCTCACAATAGGGCTAATTGTACCAGATATAACTAACCCTTTTTTTGCAAAACTTACCAAAGGTGTGGAGAAAACATGCGGTGAGGATGCTTTGATTATACTTATGGATTCGTTCAGGAACCTCGAACGGGAGGAAAAATTGATCAAGAATGCACGATTTTTTGGCATTGATGGAATAATTATTGGAAATTCTCGTGTTAATGATGAACTGGTTTTGGAAGTTTCTAAATACATACCTGTTGTTGTTTTTGACAAGGATTACGAATGCGAAAACGTTGTCTCAATCGTTCTGGATAACTATCATGGTGCATACAGTGCAACAAAACATTTGATCGAAAATGGTTGTACACATGTTGTTCATCTCGGTGGCACACATGAGTTGTTTGTATCTCTGCAAAGGGCAAATGGTTATGAGGCAGCCATGCGAGAAAGTGGCTTTCAACCAAGAATATTTGCAACAGGTTACGATGAAAATAAGGGCTATGAAAATATGAAAAAAATCCTCAAACAAGGAGAAACAGTGGATGGCATTTTTTGTATGAACGACTTAGTCGCAGTGGGCGCCATGAAAGCCGTTAAAGAGTTTGGCCTGAACATTCCAAAAGATATTGCAATTGTTGGATTCGATGATGATGAAAATTTATGCGAGATAATATCACCATCTCTTAGCTCTGTTCATCAGCCAGTAGAGGAAATGGGGCAGATATCTGCAAAACTTCTTTTTGAACTTATAAAGAAAGATCTTAAAATAAAACGCTATGTCTTCTCTCCACACCTGGTTATCAGACAATCAAGTCTGAAAGGCAGAGAAAGCCAATGA
- the obgE gene encoding GTPase ObgE, with translation MQKEDFVDRVTIFVKAGDGGNGAVSFRREKYVPKGGPDGGDGGDGGFVILRANANLSTLLNFKHQKKFVAENGQHGRGKKQSGRSGRDLIIDVPVGTVVKDAETGRIIADLDRHGMMVCVARGGKGGRGNTHFASSTFRVPRIAEHGDEGESMWLVLELKLLADAGLIGFPNVGKSSLITAMSNARPKIADYPFTTLVPNLGVVKIDEENEYVLADIPGLIEGASEGTGLGNLFLRHIERCSVLVHVVDISSTDGRDFIADYDVIIKELEKYSDYVAKKPQILVANKIDLLEKDELNRRIIALENHSGQEVYPVSALLRINIENLKKKIYELIGKSKLHFQIQAPPAFEKPKPVRKRLEMKFDFEITKIENGFEIGGKHIEAWLNRYPLNQKDAMARFLEVLERNGLSERLKEMGAKDGDTVWIDGYSFEYKE, from the coding sequence GTGCAGAAAGAAGATTTTGTTGATAGGGTTACCATATTTGTGAAAGCCGGCGATGGTGGTAATGGAGCGGTTAGTTTCAGAAGAGAAAAATACGTTCCAAAAGGCGGGCCAGACGGTGGAGATGGTGGGGACGGTGGATTTGTTATATTGAGGGCTAATGCAAATCTCTCGACGCTTTTAAATTTCAAACATCAGAAAAAATTCGTTGCTGAGAATGGTCAGCATGGAAGGGGCAAAAAACAGTCTGGAAGAAGCGGGAGAGATCTCATCATAGATGTTCCTGTAGGAACTGTGGTTAAAGATGCAGAAACTGGGAGAATTATCGCTGATCTGGACAGACATGGAATGATGGTTTGTGTGGCAAGAGGGGGAAAAGGCGGAAGGGGAAATACACATTTTGCTTCAAGCACCTTCAGGGTTCCACGAATTGCGGAGCACGGAGATGAAGGAGAGTCTATGTGGCTTGTGCTCGAATTGAAACTGCTTGCTGATGCTGGGTTAATAGGTTTTCCAAACGTTGGTAAAAGTTCGCTGATAACAGCGATGAGTAATGCCAGGCCGAAAATAGCGGACTATCCTTTCACCACTCTTGTGCCAAACCTCGGTGTTGTAAAAATCGATGAAGAAAATGAGTATGTACTTGCCGATATACCTGGTTTGATAGAAGGGGCAAGTGAAGGAACCGGACTTGGCAATTTATTTCTAAGGCACATAGAAAGATGCAGTGTTTTGGTACATGTTGTTGACATTTCTTCAACCGATGGTAGAGATTTCATAGCCGATTATGATGTGATTATCAAAGAGCTTGAAAAATACAGCGATTATGTTGCGAAGAAACCACAGATTCTTGTGGCAAATAAAATAGACCTTCTGGAAAAAGATGAGCTGAATAGGAGAATAATAGCTCTCGAAAATCATTCCGGCCAGGAGGTTTACCCGGTTTCTGCCCTTCTCAGGATAAATATCGAGAATCTGAAGAAAAAAATCTATGAACTGATAGGAAAGAGCAAACTTCATTTTCAGATTCAGGCTCCTCCTGCGTTCGAAAAACCAAAGCCAGTGCGTAAAAGACTTGAAATGAAATTTGATTTTGAGATAACAAAAATCGAAAACGGTTTTGAAATTGGTGGAAAGCATATTGAAGCGTGGCTCAATCGTTACCCACTTAATCAAAAAGATGCCATGGCACGTTTTCTCGAGGTACTCGAAAGGAACGGCTTGAGCGAAAGATTGAAGGAGATGGGGGCAAAAGATGGTGATACAGTCTGGATCGATGGGTACAGTTTTGAATATAAAGAATAG
- the nadD gene encoding nicotinate (nicotinamide) nucleotide adenylyltransferase: MNIKNRIGIFGGSFNPPHIGHLIVSQYAIELLKLDLLYVVPTYIPPHRPNNLAPFDKRFEWCKITFEDPRIVVSDFEKARQDVSYSLYTVRYFAQLHKTKPYFITGEDSLSYIEKWYRYQELLQNCFFVVYPRFCGRPYERKAKKVLGKLYETIIFLKAPLVQLSASEIRERIKEKKSIKGMVHPQIEKQVIEYYSL; this comes from the coding sequence TTGAATATAAAGAATAGGATAGGCATCTTCGGCGGATCGTTCAATCCCCCTCATATAGGTCATCTCATAGTTTCTCAATATGCAATCGAGTTGTTGAAACTGGATTTGCTTTATGTTGTGCCAACTTACATACCACCGCACAGGCCGAATAACCTTGCCCCATTTGATAAAAGATTTGAATGGTGTAAAATAACATTTGAAGACCCGCGCATAGTTGTGTCCGATTTTGAGAAAGCTCGCCAGGATGTATCTTATTCACTTTACACAGTAAGATATTTTGCCCAGCTTCATAAAACAAAACCATATTTCATTACTGGAGAAGATTCTCTATCTTACATAGAAAAGTGGTACAGATATCAAGAACTTCTTCAAAATTGTTTTTTTGTAGTTTATCCGAGATTTTGTGGCAGGCCTTATGAAAGAAAAGCAAAAAAAGTGCTTGGAAAATTGTACGAAACGATTATTTTTTTGAAAGCACCACTTGTACAATTAAGCGCGAGCGAGATAAGGGAAAGAATAAAAGAGAAAAAATCGATCAAGGGCATGGTTCATCCTCAAATAGAAAAGCAGGTGATAGAGTATTACTCACTTTGA
- a CDS encoding tRNA dihydrouridine synthase — protein sequence MAGITNRAFRKICTFWGAQFSFTEMISAESVVRNFKTVQRMLPKDEPNVAVQLFGNDPKTLAQAAKIVEPYAAWIDINAACPVKKVIKKNSGGALLNDLERLEKIIGSVKSSVQKPVTVKIRIGFEKNILDQIVHSCIKAGADGIEVHGRTVVQKYSGKAFWDLKLSQYGISTAVSGDIFEAEDFHKALEMSGANSALIARGALRKPWIFAQITQKRTPKITEIKETFTKHLKMQIEDEGERSIYKMRQFVAGYTHGMRGAREFREKFMKLNKPEDMEKAIEEFFNSFLMNECNNKIVEWIEEQS from the coding sequence ATGGCAGGTATCACAAACAGAGCCTTTAGAAAGATCTGCACCTTTTGGGGTGCACAATTTTCATTTACGGAGATGATAAGTGCAGAGAGCGTTGTTAGAAATTTCAAAACAGTCCAGAGAATGCTTCCAAAAGACGAGCCAAATGTTGCAGTTCAACTCTTTGGAAACGATCCAAAAACATTGGCACAAGCTGCAAAGATCGTTGAACCTTATGCGGCATGGATTGACATAAACGCCGCGTGTCCTGTGAAGAAGGTGATAAAGAAAAATTCTGGTGGAGCTTTGCTCAATGATCTTGAAAGACTTGAAAAGATCATAGGATCTGTCAAATCATCTGTTCAAAAACCCGTGACTGTGAAGATAAGAATCGGCTTTGAGAAAAATATTCTGGATCAGATCGTACACAGCTGCATAAAAGCAGGCGCCGATGGGATAGAGGTTCATGGAAGAACCGTTGTCCAAAAGTACAGTGGCAAGGCTTTTTGGGATTTAAAACTCTCACAGTATGGCATTTCCACTGCTGTGAGTGGAGATATTTTCGAAGCCGAAGATTTTCATAAAGCACTTGAAATGTCTGGTGCAAATTCAGCCCTTATAGCCCGCGGAGCTTTGAGAAAGCCATGGATCTTTGCACAGATCACTCAGAAAAGAACTCCAAAAATCACAGAAATCAAAGAGACATTCACAAAACATCTGAAGATGCAAATCGAGGATGAAGGAGAAAGGTCCATTTATAAAATGCGACAGTTTGTAGCAGGCTACACACATGGCATGAGGGGTGCAAGGGAATTCAGAGAAAAATTTATGAAACTGAACAAACCAGAAGATATGGAAAAAGCCATAGAGGAATTTTTTAATAGTTTTCTAATGAACGAATGTAACAATAAAATAGTCGAATGGATTGAAGAACAGTCTTGA
- a CDS encoding Do family serine endopeptidase, which translates to MKKLFLVVLMLVASMVSFGYVNPDYQSPVVAVVEQCAPAVVKVEAVKYTTSPYFDPFMEEFFKRWFGYNPFGGTQESTSLGSGFIFDKEGLILTNEHVVDGSKDITITLLDGTTYKAEYVGGDEELDIAVLKIKPDRDLPVLEFGDSDSLKIGEWTIAIGNPLGFQHTVTIGVVSATGRRIPKPDGSGYYTNLIQTDAAINPGNSGGPLLNIHGQVIGINTAIINPTEAVNLGFAIPINTVKRFISQLVETGKTQKAYLGVRVMTVTENLAKAMGLKVNQGVLVVQVLENSPAERSGLKENDVIVKFDNVSVSTDAELVSLIHSHIPGDTVKLLVNRSGKEINLTVTLGSSAEEGVETAQAAQEFLGIVVDEITDSDRESYSLPASLDGVIVRQVKNSAQIQKGDVIYQIAVNGKNNTIKSVNDWNNIVSKIKQGDFVAIFVYRKGAKMIYSFTYR; encoded by the coding sequence ATGAAAAAGCTCTTCTTGGTTGTGTTGATGTTAGTTGCCAGCATGGTCAGCTTTGGCTATGTGAATCCAGATTACCAGAGCCCTGTAGTGGCTGTCGTTGAGCAGTGTGCACCTGCTGTAGTGAAGGTAGAAGCAGTCAAGTACACCACATCGCCTTACTTCGATCCATTCATGGAAGAGTTTTTCAAACGTTGGTTTGGTTACAATCCATTTGGTGGCACTCAGGAAAGTACAAGTCTTGGATCTGGTTTCATCTTTGACAAAGAAGGCTTGATACTCACAAATGAGCATGTTGTGGATGGCTCAAAGGATATAACGATTACACTGCTCGACGGCACAACTTACAAAGCAGAGTACGTAGGTGGTGATGAAGAGCTTGACATCGCTGTTCTGAAAATCAAACCCGATAGAGACCTGCCGGTTTTGGAATTTGGAGACTCGGACAGTTTGAAAATAGGTGAGTGGACAATAGCAATAGGAAATCCGCTTGGTTTTCAGCACACTGTTACTATAGGTGTTGTGAGTGCAACAGGGCGGCGCATTCCAAAACCAGATGGCTCGGGCTATTACACAAATTTAATACAGACAGATGCGGCCATTAATCCGGGCAACAGCGGCGGACCACTTTTGAACATCCATGGCCAAGTGATAGGAATAAACACCGCGATTATCAACCCGACAGAAGCAGTTAACCTTGGCTTTGCCATACCTATCAACACAGTTAAGAGATTTATAAGCCAGCTTGTCGAAACCGGCAAAACTCAAAAAGCATACCTTGGTGTGAGAGTCATGACCGTTACAGAAAACCTTGCAAAGGCGATGGGCTTGAAGGTCAATCAAGGTGTGCTGGTTGTCCAAGTGCTTGAAAATTCTCCCGCCGAAAGGTCTGGTTTGAAAGAAAACGACGTGATTGTGAAATTCGACAACGTTTCTGTTTCAACAGATGCAGAACTCGTTTCTTTGATCCACAGCCACATACCGGGTGATACTGTGAAACTGTTAGTAAACAGATCTGGAAAAGAAATCAACCTGACAGTTACCCTTGGCTCCTCAGCCGAAGAAGGAGTTGAAACAGCGCAAGCCGCTCAGGAATTTCTGGGTATAGTTGTAGATGAAATCACAGACTCAGACAGGGAAAGTTATTCACTTCCAGCTTCACTCGATGGTGTGATAGTAAGACAGGTGAAAAATTCAGCACAAATTCAAAAAGGAGATGTGATATACCAGATTGCAGTGAATGGAAAAAACAACACCATCAAATCTGTTAATGACTGGAATAACATCGTATCAAAGATTAAGCAGGGAGATTTTGTAGCAATCTTTGTCTATCGAAAAGGCGCAAAGATGATCTACAGCTTTACATACCGCTGA